GTAAGAGCTCACAAACAGTGCCAGGACAAGAGGCCACATCGACTTACACAAAGCGTTATAATCTAGTTACCATTGGAAAGGTCATATTTTGCCGTGACTCAAGTATTATCATTTTGCATAACATCTAGCAAACATACACAATCTTTTGAAATTCACGTACCCAAACCTCTTGgccaaaaaaggagaaaattgaTGCATGTCCGTTTTAGATCGTGGAACGATTTTTGAACTGCGGCAATATTATGTGCGTCACTGAAAATTTGGCTGGCATTTCTCTGCATTTATATCCACATCTGTTtgtcttttttcataaaatgcagCAGATCCGAATGGTATATTTACTATATTAACAAGTTATAGTATCATTTATTGCAGGATATAGTAATTTGTTCAATTTTGTTTACGAAAACTATGGTCACAAGGCGAATTCTCTGTTCTAAgtcaaatatcaatgtatgtaaCGTTATCTTTTTTGAGTTATTTGAGTTAACGCGATACAATCTGCGATCCGAGCTATTCCTTGAAAAACTGAAAAGCGGTGTCCGGACAACAGGCCACTACGACTTACACAAATAGATATCCTTCATGATTGAGATTGTCAAGATAAGAGTTCTATGACCCGGGGTAGTGCCTATTCCTTTAGTATCTTGAGCAATGAAATGAGTTATATGACCCGGGGAAGTgtctacgcctttagtatcttgagcaATGAAATGAGTTATATGACCCGGGGAAGTgtctacgcctttagtatcttgagcaATGAAATGAGTTATATGACCCGGGGAAGTgtctacgcctttagtatcttgagcaATGAAATGAGTTATATGACCCGGGGAAGTgtctacgcctttagtatcttgagcaATGATACGAGTTATATGATCAAGGGAAGTGACTACGCCTTAAGTATCTTAAggaatgaaatgggtccaatagctaaggtgactatgtctcaGACAggctgacaaactatgtagaatgttctttgttaaaacgtaaagctggtgagacctatatatatcatatatagaaGTTTcctcgtgtaccaatgattcgtaaatgatttgaattatgagctagataatttcacgGATCAGGCAAAGCACtctgtttcaaactaacaacctttaACTTAAATCAGCTCAAACTTCTATAGGCcagagatactatacttgactggtccttttgtcgaagttcccgtcagacgatGTCTTTGATCAACAACATACTAGTCCTATCGCATAAGTGTTCAGCCTACTATCCACTTTCAGAAGTCAAAGAGGAGAGGGCCAAAATGGTTCTAAATTGGTCAAATTAACACTAATATTTGATCTTGAGTATATGCACGGTATAAAACAGGTCCTGTgactcatttgaacaaatttggcagaggaccttacaaagatgctacagatcaagttaaAGCCATGCATtagcaaatatttctattttcagtccTAGTACATGAATATCTGCACTGtacgccattcagtcagtacctttgtggtaagcacccctttgaacagttaatggtactgtccaaattgaaagattgacaagatcattacaaaaatttagcagggtaagggtttagtTCTAGTGGCCTCTATAAGGAGGCAAGCAGAACCATAGGAACAAATCTGAGAGAAGACTTTGCCAGACTGCTAAACatctgaccagtagtttctgaggagaaaATGTTATGTAAAGTAAGGATGGTGGACAGTAAACCATACAATACTTAATGAGTATTACATAAAGTACAATTAAATTTATTCTTAACATATCATTACATAAAGTACAGTTACTTTCATTCTTGATAGATTATTACATAAGGTGAggttaaatgtattttttgtttctataatCAAATTTAAACTGTGTGCCTGACACAGTAACTACTTATTCTACATCTTTTACAAACTTCAAGTCAGAGTGTTTTCACAAATCCTGATGTATTtaaagtttttacattttatttcacattaGTATTAAGTGAAAATTCttcagatttgattttttttcttttacagaattttATATAAGCCCGGAGACATACGAATGTTGACATAGGGAAGTAATTTCAAGGCTACGTACACTAGGTCGCTTGCCTATACTGTAACCAGTTAGGAACGGCAAACTGTGTGGAATTGTTTCACGTGAAAACGTTTTTCTACTAGCCTGCTAGTAGGTAGTTGCTACACAGCGGTTGTTATATTGTATGACATACACCTAAACTACATAAAAGTAATAACTCAATCATTCACTTTCTgcatatcttcctttgtaacatgcattttgattggctgatttatttaaaaatgtaactCAGCGAACGATACGTGTGTATTATGGTACCATGAGCTTGTCAGCTTGTTTGATATGCTCAACGTAACTGAGATTGATAGGTCTGTAAAGTACATAATATTCGATGAAAATCGAGCAGTTACAcaaaatagaaacaaacatttagaAAGAGTATATTTaggtttatatatttcaatagatGGTTCTCAGCTTGTCAATGCAACTGTAAAGTTTAGgcgattttattgttttattaaattcggCTAATCATTGAGAAATAAActttttctaaatttgaaatcAAGTAGATCTCGTTTTGTTTCGCCAACGGTTTtattaggctggcgatattcgctggcgatatactgcgcattattcgacgacctgacataacatggaaaataagaaatatgaaatatcaattaaaatgaacttacagtgatatgagttatgtcaggtcttatatttagggcttaagttttaagaatctattctttcagatcatttgctataggtactacgggACGTAATCACTGCGTGGCTTTGCCACAGCAACGTGAGAATGAACAATTGACCACATTATACCTTTTTTTAAGGCtattttatactaaattcgttcttaacattctgacgaatactgaaagatataatgtaaaaagtgctttgtcaccAACTTGCTTAAAGGGTtggggcgtagatgtaagcgagttttgtttaaacacatattttcaactgttttcaggttatattaagatagtggacccgtattggtaatgtttaacaattgcattaacttgattcagtcctgaagttaacatatttttgcACTGTGTTTCATCTTTAAACGGCTGTTaacgtgtcgttgttgtttgtttgtttttgttttattgttaattttgtataaattatgtcttttttgctccagctgaaacagagacaaattttaaagtgatagccattgcgcaaaacgatcgcagcgaattcattttaccaaatatttttctaaatgaaacctcaaagtattgcgtaacaattataaaacacaaaataaaattgtagataacatttttttcttgggagcctcgagtaaaaggatttaatcggacagaaagtaagctccaactcttaaaaattatggccttgttctctgcattcataaagaaccatagggcagaagtaaaacctacctacctacatttcttccaaactttgttaactaaagaataaatgcaaaatcaagaacttttacaaatgtaactaagtattttcaaagatgtctaaacattcacccttcaggttaaattcattttaaacagtaagaaatggctaatcaaataaaacatttccgcttttgtacgacagaaCAATGAAAATAAGTCTTGGAAAgaaaaaacagtttatcttacttgaaagaaagaagaaatataatgaacaaagtttggtcctagtggggcttgaacctacgccctcctgaaaaattagttaaagtaatctcatggtaggaattgaatactcttaaaAAAAGGAGTATATTATTACGAGTACGTCAGTTTTCCTAACCATCATAGTAGGGAAggaacatgactagacaataatcattaacagtccggtttatagcagGGTTCGAGCCCAAAGTTCCCTtaataccgacaagaaaatcaccccatctgatcaatgttcatacattcTTACATgatgtgtgtgtggtggtggggggggggggggggggggggggggggggggggggattgcatatcgaaatatagatgtcgTGTTtcttacctttatattttatctgatattatgttaTGGCACACCagttgtccaataataacgtgaacccaggttcacggtcggaaaactaggattaacaatagATAAACTAGGGTTCTCGAACGTAAAACCGGGTTTTTCtacgcccgtgaacccaggtttcaactaggttttgcaattgaactttgaatttcggcagTTATTCGAAgctcacgagcgtgaacctatgtttacgggagtaaaccagggttccCGAGTgtaaccatagtttacgaacgtgaacatatgttaacgatcgagaacttaggtttTACACCGttaacatgggtttacgaccgtaaacataggttcacactcgtgaacataggataatgaccaaaaatcatggttttgttcgagaaaccaagtttttcgaacgtaaacctaggttcatgttcgtaaactatggttcacgctcgtaaacccatgttcatggtcgtaaacataggttcacgtccgtaaacaattgttctcggcaatcaaattatccaataattacattcttggtcgaaaaactaggattatcgaatactaacataaattttcgagcgaacacacaggataactggcgtaaactatagtttactgtcttgaacccatgtttacgtccgataaactaggctTCTCGATTGAAttttaacttggatgcacaagttaatcaagatggttcatcacaacaataccctatgctcgccttagtttgatatggaaaacccataatatctaagattttgcaaacatctttcccgcacagttttcattcagtgttttgtggtagccagcctttctgtactttcagtactttgatttagtTTAAATCTGTTGGTCGTAATGTATTGGATCTTGATACGTTTATTCCCGCATTTCCAGTTTTAAGGCTAGtcaaatgttttttcttgtttgtttatatgtactgaggcttatttatagtcgccgccggtaacccatatgggcgtcTTCTCCAGAAtgctgttagtaatgttagtgggaggatagtgccagatacagaagacgctccaattccagaagatTCCCTGGAtttttagcgtgccaggtgtaaagcacccatacaggGGAcacttatcccaatgttagtaatttttcataaaatgagtaaataaagtcaagacatgaaatgaaaagaatatttatttgttttacatttaagatcaaaatatctttcactcatgaacaccatatcttacattttcgcTCGtggctcgtgaaaatattgcatttattgttcactcgtgaaagatatttcccctatatattttctatattctaGGAATTGTTCAATATGTATGATAACAGCATCCAcacatttaataattataacatagCAAAGTTTTACATTCTGGGAAGAGACTGCAGGTGTTCCAAGAATCTAGACCATTCGCCACAGCTTCCTTTCCGGAACAGGAACGCTATTCAGTTCGTTCAGTTCTGTGTTAATTTGCTCGTTAAGATGTCTTAATGATTCTATTTGAGTTCTGCACACAGCAACTAATGAAGTCAAGACtgtcataatattttattttgttttagaacattttcattttctacaaACAACTATTCAAAGTAACTGACGCACAATTACTTTCCGCTACAATTGTGACCATGACAACCGCAGGTAAATGACTGTCCGGCACACTGTGCGGAGCCTACTGGTTCACAAAGACCTAAAATGTATAAAGACGAATACACATACAACTCCTGAACAtaatatgttatattataacaTAGACCATTAACCGTGCTTGCGTTTTAGCAGCCTTAGCACGTATCGTACGTCTAAAACATCCAACCTATTTTAAACGAATGCTTGTTTTACATCGGCCTATTTTCTATTACATTTTCTAGAATAAAGGCCCACGGTCTGGAACATTTCTGTTCAACTTTTGATTAGTGTataatcatattattttctcaaATTATTTGTCCTGATTTACGTTCAATGACGTCACTGCATTCGGACGtattttcttctttcattttagtatctttataatttcaaATTCCAATGATGGAGTATATGTTTGGGCTTACCTGGATGACCTGTTGCTGCTCCGGTTGGAGTTGCACCCACCGCCCATACACAGGTTGGATCCCCTAGCTCCACGCCGTTTGTATTACCGTCACCATCACTGTCCATATTACATAATGCAGTTGTCCACATGTGTCCCTGAGCTGCAAAAGCCTGAAAGAGAAAAAGCGTATCTGGAAGAGAATCAGATAGAGTATTTTACTTACAACTTAGTAATTTTATAGATTCGCTGATTACAATACCAAGCATTAACTTGTACTGGGGTATCTTGGAGAGGTTGAAGATTATCCATTTGATCCGTCACTAAATATAAACTTGTCGTTAGAGTCTTTATTTATCAAAGATGAAAATCTCACTTAATCTCAAATTAAGATATTCTTGAAGGGCACGTCTTTCTTTTTAGCACCGAAAGTGTCATTAAATTCAATAGTTAACTGAGCAATTTCTTATGTTGTAAAGTACGTGTTATTAacacaaaattgtttttaaaaaatcattatatacaaatacattaATACTTAGACTCATTATgtcgaataaaacattcaaacacaaattaactaaaaatcatttattctagcataaaactgctttttCTGTCACTTTTtaggggtgttttaacagaagaaCAGAGAGATTCTTttgctcacgtgctgttataacaccttttttatatatgcgcattccgtggcaaagcgtaaacgtattacgcccccaaaacggataattcaaaaggaaatgacgtcaacgtgaaaaaacaacgtataccgcgcatttcatggaagtTGAATGACGTTGAAGGACAATGTATGTATTTACTTGGATTTTACGCGATTTATGCTAGAacagcgttagcgcatgttcttttcgtgttataacatctttagaATCCCTCGGGagtcgttggtaccctcgccctacagggctcgg
This window of the Mercenaria mercenaria strain notata chromosome 5, MADL_Memer_1, whole genome shotgun sequence genome carries:
- the LOC123558876 gene encoding temptin-like gives rise to the protein MLGLVVTLISIAAISAHPYYADRIPNGYTVPNPCGSGSWQAVGHYDAIHHTHDKNPFGMAFAAQGHMWTTALCNMDSDGDGNTNGVELGDPTCVWAVGATPTGAATGHPGLCEPVGSAQCAGQSFTCGCHGHNCSGK